Proteins encoded together in one Oncorhynchus mykiss isolate Arlee chromosome 7, USDA_OmykA_1.1, whole genome shotgun sequence window:
- the LOC110528066 gene encoding fibronectin type III domain-containing protein 10-like isoform X2, with translation MRRKSLVAFSAVLFCLCRATIVSNRTSGGRDAQTSSTSSDKGSEKDVAVSPISGQQHIYNVDYFSKNETMGSPRRQGDFSHRNGTSSIKTSRGNTGTTMIFGRPDHVQGGTGWAMDGGVAPICAYRVMEEGIGGRLCFRHTLLGFRCHRGDCRTVPSAGGSLVANILTNGSVLLQWTYEDLRGEAQRTNKGNTAGHDLDKQETETRGTSVEGQKGAPGTGLGEESRDFLLTELHENVPYRICLHQLASTLTPQLHSEGAGQRENLWDCVEFTVSPLGMQDIVIAMTTVGGAICVMLVIICLLVAYITENIMSPMTQHSHSTYNSYH, from the exons ATGAGAAGAAAATCGCTGGTTGCCTTCTCGGCAGTACTGTTCTGTCTGTGCCGCGCGACAATCGTCTCCAACCGGACGAGCGGCGGCCGCGACGCGCAAACTTCATCCACATCATCAGACAAGGGAAGCGAGAAGGACGTGGCTGTCTCCCCAATCTCTGGCCAACAGCATATCTACAATGTTGATTATTTCAGTAAGAATGAAACAATGGGCTCACCAAGGCGGCAGGGGGACTTCAGCCATAGGAATGGCACTTCCTCCATCAAAACCAGCAGAGGCAATACAGGCACCACTATGATATTTGGCAGGCCAGACCATGTTCAAGGTGGAACAGGGTGGGCCATGGATGGAGGAGTGGCACCAATATGTGCCTACCGGGTGATGGAGGAGGGAATCGGGGGGCGGCTGTGTTTTCGACACACACTGCTGGGGTTCAGGTGTCATCGTGGAGACTGCCGGACTGTTCCATCAGCAGGAGGGTCCCTGGTGGCCAACATTTTGACCAACGGCAGCGTGCTACTACAGTGGACATATGAAGATCTGAGGGGAGAGGCTCAAAGGACAAATAAAGGAAACACAGCTGGACATGACCTAGATAAACAAGAGACAGAGACTAGAGGAACAAGTGTAGAGGGACAGAAAGGGGCCCCTGGGACAGGGCTTGGGGAAGAGAGCAG GGACTTCTTGCTGACTGAGCTGCATGAGAACGTCCCTTACCGCATCTGCCTGCATCAGCTTGCCTCCACCCTGACCCCACAGCTCCACTCAGAAGGAGCAGGCCAGAGGGAGAACCTGTGGGACTGTGTGGAGTTCACTGTCTCACCCTTGGGCATGCAGGACATTGTGATTGCCATGACAACGGTGGGAGGAGCCATCTGTGTGATGCTGGTCATCATCTGCCTGCTGGTGGCGTACATCACTGAGAACATCATGAGCCCCATGACACAGCACTCACACTCCACATACAACTCTTACCACTAA
- the LOC110528066 gene encoding uncharacterized protein LOC110528066 isoform X1: MRRKSLVAFSAVLFCLCRATIVSNRTSGGRDAQTSSTSSDKGSEKDVAVSPISGQQHIYNVDYFSKNETMGSPRRQGDFSHRNGTSSIKTSRGNTGTTMIFGRPDHVQGGTGWAMDGGVAPICAYRVMEEGIGGRLCFRHTLLGFRCHRGDCRTVPSAGGSLVANILTNGSVLLQWTYEDLRGEAQRTNKGNTAGHDLDKQETETRGTSVEGQKGAPGTGLGEESRFVTAPPKRVFGGRRVRRGGFGLSCWWNGSYTQFECANTHLGSGCRDFLLTELHENVPYRICLHQLASTLTPQLHSEGAGQRENLWDCVEFTVSPLGMQDIVIAMTTVGGAICVMLVIICLLVAYITENIMSPMTQHSHSTYNSYH; encoded by the coding sequence ATGAGAAGAAAATCGCTGGTTGCCTTCTCGGCAGTACTGTTCTGTCTGTGCCGCGCGACAATCGTCTCCAACCGGACGAGCGGCGGCCGCGACGCGCAAACTTCATCCACATCATCAGACAAGGGAAGCGAGAAGGACGTGGCTGTCTCCCCAATCTCTGGCCAACAGCATATCTACAATGTTGATTATTTCAGTAAGAATGAAACAATGGGCTCACCAAGGCGGCAGGGGGACTTCAGCCATAGGAATGGCACTTCCTCCATCAAAACCAGCAGAGGCAATACAGGCACCACTATGATATTTGGCAGGCCAGACCATGTTCAAGGTGGAACAGGGTGGGCCATGGATGGAGGAGTGGCACCAATATGTGCCTACCGGGTGATGGAGGAGGGAATCGGGGGGCGGCTGTGTTTTCGACACACACTGCTGGGGTTCAGGTGTCATCGTGGAGACTGCCGGACTGTTCCATCAGCAGGAGGGTCCCTGGTGGCCAACATTTTGACCAACGGCAGCGTGCTACTACAGTGGACATATGAAGATCTGAGGGGAGAGGCTCAAAGGACAAATAAAGGAAACACAGCTGGACATGACCTAGATAAACAAGAGACAGAGACTAGAGGAACAAGTGTAGAGGGACAGAAAGGGGCCCCTGGGACAGGGCTTGGGGAAGAGAGCAGGTTTGTAACTGCCCCACCAAAGAGGGTATTCGGTGGACGACGTGTCAGAAGGGGTGGGTTTGGGCTAAGCTGCTGGTGGAACGGGAGCTACACCCAGTTTGAGTGCGCTAACACCCATCTTGGCTCTGGTTGCAGGGACTTCTTGCTGACTGAGCTGCATGAGAACGTCCCTTACCGCATCTGCCTGCATCAGCTTGCCTCCACCCTGACCCCACAGCTCCACTCAGAAGGAGCAGGCCAGAGGGAGAACCTGTGGGACTGTGTGGAGTTCACTGTCTCACCCTTGGGCATGCAGGACATTGTGATTGCCATGACAACGGTGGGAGGAGCCATCTGTGTGATGCTGGTCATCATCTGCCTGCTGGTGGCGTACATCACTGAGAACATCATGAGCCCCATGACACAGCACTCACACTCCACATACAACTCTTACCACTAA
- the LOC110528066 gene encoding fibronectin type III domain-containing protein 10-like isoform X3 gives MDFLLTELHENVPYRICLHQLASTLTPQLHSEGAGQRENLWDCVEFTVSPLGMQDIVIAMTTVGGAICVMLVIICLLVAYITENIMSPMTQHSHSTYNSYH, from the exons AT GGACTTCTTGCTGACTGAGCTGCATGAGAACGTCCCTTACCGCATCTGCCTGCATCAGCTTGCCTCCACCCTGACCCCACAGCTCCACTCAGAAGGAGCAGGCCAGAGGGAGAACCTGTGGGACTGTGTGGAGTTCACTGTCTCACCCTTGGGCATGCAGGACATTGTGATTGCCATGACAACGGTGGGAGGAGCCATCTGTGTGATGCTGGTCATCATCTGCCTGCTGGTGGCGTACATCACTGAGAACATCATGAGCCCCATGACACAGCACTCACACTCCACATACAACTCTTACCACTAA
- the LOC110528979 gene encoding olfactory receptor class A-like protein 4 has product MESPMPELRELEPVGVGLRVTTSPTQTAFYIILVLLGIVGNTTVIGVILDSVFKDPSGVRNSDIILMNMVLSNLLVSVLRNVLLVISDLGLELNSSKDGCHVLMGVWVWLRSVNVWSTLFLSAFHFQTLRRVAPPPGTVHGPRRPPKTLLISLGLIWFLNLIYAIPAHIYSTKGNKNSTETLMLVSSTTRPLLGCVWNFPSSYNGLAYATTSMVIHEILPIILMAITNLGSLYTLYTHGRTHNPAHMTQDVPVIKRIPAERRAAKVILALIMLFIGSWGTSIISINYFNYNRGLSAGFLLVIARFANTIFIAISPIVLAVGHRRLRAVVKSFLTH; this is encoded by the exons ATGGAGAGCCCAATGCCAGAGTTGAGAGAGTTGGAGCCTGTGGGTGTGGGGCTCCGTGTCACTACGTCTCCCACCCAGACCGCATTCTACATAATCTTGGTCCTACTGGGCATTGTGGGTAACACCACGGTGATTGGCGTGATCTTGGACAGCGTGTTCAAAGACCCCAGTGGAGTACGTAACTCAGATATCATCCTGATGAACATGGTCTTGTCCAACCTGCTGGTGTCTGTTCTGAGGAACGTCCTGCTGGTCATCTCTGACCTGGGGCTGGAG ctgaaCTCTTCCAAAGACGGGTGTCACGTCCTGATGGGGGTGTGGGTGTGGCTTCGCTCAGTCAACGTGTGGTCAACACTCTTCCTCAGTGCTTTCCACTTCCAGACACTGAGACGCGTGGCCCCTCCCCCTGGGACTGTTCACGGACCCCGCAGGCCCCCCAAGACCCTCCTGATTAGCCTGGGCCTCATCTGGTTCCTCAACCTGATCTATGCTATACCTGCACACATCTACTCTACCAAGGGGAACAAGAACAGCACAGAG aCCCTGATGTTGGTCAGCAGCACCACGCGCCCCCTGCTGGGCTGTGTGTGGAACTTCCCCTCCAGCTACAACGGCCTGGCATATGCCACCACCTCCATGGTGATCCACGAGATCCTGCCTATCATCCTGATGGCCATCACCAACCTGGGCTCCCTCTACACACTTTACACCCACGGCAGGACCCACAACCCAGCACACATGACCCAGGACGTGCCCGTCATCAAGAGGATACCGGCTGAGAGACGGGCTGCCAAG GTGATTCTAGCCCTCATCATGCTCTTCATTGGGTCTTGGGGAACCAGCATCATTTCTATAAACTACTTCAACTACAACCGAGGTTTGTCAGCCGGGTTCCTTCTGGTTATAGCTCGCTTTGCCAACACTATCTTCATCGCCATTTCACCCATTGTGCTGGCAGTGGGTCACCGGCGGCTGCGTGCTGTCGTTAAGTCTTTTCTTACTCACTGA